GGAGTCGGTCACAACGCGCACGTCGCTTGCGGCCTCCAGGGCCTCCAGGGCCACGATGACGCCCAGGATCTCCATGCGGTTGTTGGTGGTGAGCTTGTAGCCCCCGGAAAACTCCACGTCCTGCCCGTTGCGGGTCAGGATGGCGCCGTAGCCGCCGGGCCCGGGGTTGCCCAGGCAGGCTCCGTCGGAGTGGATGATGACTGTCTCAGCGTTGGTCACGTAATGCCTCCAGTATGGCGAGCACGCCGGTGTAGAGCCCTTCGGGCCAGGCCCCGGCGGCGAGGTAGGCGTCGAAGTATCCGCTCGCGAGGCTTTGGGCAAGCTCCGGGGGCAGGGCCTTGGCCAGCAGCGGGGGCAGCTGGACAACGGCGGCGTTGGAGGCGGTGTCCAGCCCGATGAACAGCGTTTTGGGGTTCGGCGGGGGGGCGGAGACGGGGCCGGGGCGCGCGACGATGGAAAGCTGGACCCCGTAGGCCTCGCGCAGGGCGTCGGATGCCTCGCGCAAGAGGGCCAGCCGCTCGGGGGGCAGCTGGCCGGTCTCGTCGGTTATGGCCTCCTGCGCCTGGAGGCGCGTGGCCACGTTCTCGAAATGCTTGTTGAAGCCCCAGAGCGTGCCCAGCACCACCAGCCCCAGCAGGGCCAGCCGGGCCAGGGTGGGGCGCATGCCGATACGCGCGGGGGCGGGGTCGAGGTCCAGGCGGGTCACGGCTGGTCCGAGAGCACGCCGTCCTCCATGCGGGCGGTGCGCCCGCAGCGGGCGGCCAGGCCCATGTCGTGGGTGACGAGCACCATGGTCGCGCCGGACTGGCGGGCCAGGTCGAAGAGCATGGAGACGACCATCTCGCCGGTCTCGTGGTCCAGGTTGCCGGTGGGCTCGTCCGCCAGGATCAGGCGCGGGTTGTTGACCACGGCCCGGGCCAGGGCCACGCGCTGCTGCTCCCCGCCGGAGAGCTGCGCCGGGTAGTGGGTGAGCCTGCCGCCCAGGCCCACGCGCGTGAGGGCCTCGGCGGCCAGGCGCATGGCGTCCGGCCTGCGGGCGAACTCCAGGGGCAGGGCCACGTTTTCCTGCGCGGTCATGGCCGGTGCCAGATGGAAGCTCTGGAACACGATGCCCACGTTCTCAAGGCGGAAGCGGGCCAGGCGGTCCTCGTCCAGGTTGGAGAGCTCCAGCCCGGCCACGCGCACCTGCCCGGAAGTGGGCTTCTCCAGCCCGGCCAGGAGCATGAGCAGGGTGGTCTTGCCCGCGCCCGATGGGCCCACCACGGCCAGGTGCTCCCCGGCCTTGGCGCGCAGGCTGGCACCCCGCAGAATGTTGACCGGCCCAGCCTGGCTCGGTAGGGTGAGCGTAACGTCGGAAAGTGCGATCATGTCGTCCATGCACCCTCATGGCACGACAGGCGCGGGGATGGCAACGTGTACGCGAAATGCCTGGGATTTGTGACTCTTGTGATATGTCTGTTGGGAGGCTTCATGGACGTTCAGGCCAAGGCCCTGACAATCGCGGCCCTGGGCGACAGCCTGACCGCCGGGTTCGGGCTGCCGGGGGGGCAGTCCTTCACGGCGGTGCTGGAGAAGGAGCTGCGTGCGCGCGGGCGCGACGTGTCCGTGGTGAACTTCGGCGTCTCCGGTGACACCACCGCGGGCGGCGTGAGCCGCGTGAAGTCGGTGCTGGCCTCGTCCCCGGACGGGGTGATCCTGGAGCTCGGGGCCAACGACGGCCTGCGCGGCCTGGACCCGGCCCAGGCCGAGGCCAACCTGGATCGGATCATCGCGGCCTGCAAGGAGCGCGGCGTGCCCGTGCTGCTCATGGGCATGAGGACGCTGGCGGGTATGGGCAAGCGTTACGGCGAGGAGTTCGCGGCCATCTACCCCCGGCTGGCACAGAAATACGGCCTGATGCTCTATCCCTTCTTCCTGGAGGGCGTGGCGGGCAACCCGGCGCTGAACCTGCCGGACGGCCTGCACCCCAACTACGAGGGAATCCGGGAGATCGTGCGGCGCACGGCCCCGACAGTGGAGAAGTGGCTGGATACGATTGGGAAGTGAGACACTCTCCTGAACCGGGGCTGGTCGTGGCTAGCGTCGGCAGGCGGATGCCCGGTACCCATTTTCGGCTTGTCCCCCAAACCTGCGGCAGCTTGATAAAGCGAAGAGGTCGTCATGAACGCGGCTGCTCTCTCGTTCGTGTTGGTGCTTGCGGGCCTGAGTTTGGCCGGATGCGCGCGGCCAGGCATGTCGCCGCCCCAGGGCTGGCGTGCTCCCAATGCCATGGAGGCCGCCGACCACTGGCGATCCGCCAATGTGGGGAGGTATCTGGAGGCCAGGGGGAGCTTCACCGGTGCGGGTAGGAATGAGGTGGCGAGAATTCTCATCAGCGATGACGGTTCAACCTTTGGCGTGTTTGTATTTTCTGCAGCGGACAGTGGCAGGAATCAGATTGTGACGCTGTTCGAAAGCAAGGATGCCAACCTCGTGCACAGCATGGGGATAGAAACAGTCGGGCCAGGAAACTACGTGACTGCTTGCGGCAAGGGGTACTGGGACTGCGGTAAGGATGAATCTGAACATGTCGTTTTGGCGCATGATGCGATCAGGTTGTTCAAGCGGGAAGGGCACAGCTCGTTGTTGTATAAAGACCTGAATTCAGAAGCGTTCAAAAGGATTTGGGTCAGCGACTAAGCTTCAGGTTGCAGTGGGTCTTGCGAATGAAGCAGCAAAAAATTCAGCGGCTTGCACCATGTGGTGCAAGCCGCTTTTTCAGTTCGTTTCCAGCAAGGGCTCCCGGATCGCTGGGAGCCCGGCACTAGGCGGGCGGGTCTCTACCCGCCGCTCACGTCGAAGGCCTTGTGGGCGGCAATATCACCCTGGGGCGGATTCGCGCCGAATTGCACCGCCAGCACGTACTGCCCCGGAACGCCGGGGTAGCCCAGGCCGGGCAGGCTCACGAACCCGAAGCGGGCGTAGTAGCCCGGGTCGC
The DNA window shown above is from Fundidesulfovibrio soli and carries:
- a CDS encoding ABC transporter ATP-binding protein, whose amino-acid sequence is MIALSDVTLTLPSQAGPVNILRGASLRAKAGEHLAVVGPSGAGKTTLLMLLAGLEKPTSGQVRVAGLELSNLDEDRLARFRLENVGIVFQSFHLAPAMTAQENVALPLEFARRPDAMRLAAEALTRVGLGGRLTHYPAQLSGGEQQRVALARAVVNNPRLILADEPTGNLDHETGEMVVSMLFDLARQSGATMVLVTHDMGLAARCGRTARMEDGVLSDQP
- a CDS encoding arylesterase; amino-acid sequence: MDVQAKALTIAALGDSLTAGFGLPGGQSFTAVLEKELRARGRDVSVVNFGVSGDTTAGGVSRVKSVLASSPDGVILELGANDGLRGLDPAQAEANLDRIIAACKERGVPVLLMGMRTLAGMGKRYGEEFAAIYPRLAQKYGLMLYPFFLEGVAGNPALNLPDGLHPNYEGIREIVRRTAPTVEKWLDTIGK